A window of Lonchura striata isolate bLonStr1 chromosome 2, bLonStr1.mat, whole genome shotgun sequence genomic DNA:
TGCCGCTCCGGCGGGAAACCGCGGCGCCGGGAGCTCCCCACGCTGCCCCTTCCCGCCCCCAGCACTCGCCTTCCGGCGCGGCGGCCGAGGCGCTCCGGAAGCGGGTCCGGCCGGAGCCAGATCGAGGGCGCGCCCCGGCGCCATCTTGGGtggccgcggcgggaagggcggggccggggcggggccggcggggccgcgtGACAAAATGGCGGCGCCCAGGCGGGCACGTGGGGCCGCGCCGccggaggaagaggaggaggatgaagggcGCTCGCCGGGCGCCAAGCGGCTCCGCGGCCAGCGCCGGCTCCTCGTCGTGCTGGAGGGGGCGAGCCTGGAGACCGTGAAGGTGTGGGCGGCGGGAGATCGGGGCGGGTCCGGGCGTGCCCGGGATGGTCTCGCTCGCCGCTCACCCGTCCGTGCTTTGGCCGTAGGTGGGGAAGACGTTCGAGCTGCTGAACTGCGACAAGCACAAGGCGCTGCTGCTGCGGAATGGCCGGGACCCCGGGGAGGTGCGGCCTGACATCACGCACCAGGTACCCGCtgggcccggcggggcggctCGGGGCCATCGCCCCTCGGGTCCGGGCGTCCGCCGGTGCCCCTGGAGCCCGGGGCCGAGTTTGGGCTCCCCCGCTGTGCTGGTGGGCTTTAAGCTGAGTCTGAGTTTGGGTGTGGGCTTGATTTCTTAGCATTACAGTGTCCCGTCCCGTAATGAGATGAGCTTTCAGCCTCGACATCGCTCCCGTCTGCATTTGCGGGGGCTAAGCATCAATTTTCCCTAAAATTTTCTCTCTTATGCCTTTCTATTTCCACTATCGTGTGcttttcactttcagagtcTCCTGATGCTCATGGACAGCCCCCTGAATCGGGCTGGGCTCCTACAGGTTTATATCCACACCAAGAAAAATGTTCTCATTGAAGTCAATCCCCAGACCAGAATCCCAAGAACTTTTGATCGATTCTGTGGGCTAATGGGTAAGCAATTCAAACTACACCAGCTACAGAATAATGCAGGGAGGTAGTCAGGACTGGGGGAATTTCGGGTAAAGTGAAAAACTAGCACCGACCTTACGATGTGAAAGTGAGAAAAGAGCACAGAAGCGAGAGCATCTTTCTGGGATGTTCCAGGATGCATACCCCAGCTGTGTGCTCCTTAGCACAGTGGAGAGTGCCTGCAGGAGGCTGTGCTGtcagcaaaataaattctttcagACTGTGATAGGAACTCTAAAGGTGGACTTTTGGTGTACCTCAGGTTAGGCAAAGCATGGGATTCATCCAACAAATCGCCACACAGCTTAAgtgatttttcttgttttgttttctctttgccaGTTCAGCTGTTACATAAGCTCAGTGTTAGAGCAGCTGATGGGCCTCAGAAACTGCTGAAGGTAAATATTTTGTAACTGTTCACAGCAAATATTGCAACATTGTAATGGAATGTAGGAGGGATTTTTTCTCGATGGGGAGaaggtgtttttttggttgcGAGTCCTGATTGTGGGTGTGGTTTCTGATCTATCCCGTCCTATCCTCGCTGGTGGCCCTGGTTTCAGGGGAGCTGCCCCACATGCTAACCTGGctaggagctgctgctgcaggaaggaaaccCCAAACACACCAGTCTTTGGAGCTGAGGGATCTGTTCCTCATGTGAGCCTGACTGCCACGCATGGGCATTGACACTTTCTGGGTACAGCTTTCAAAAaggcagagagaggtggaaatGAAGATGTAATTAACTTGAATGGCTTCTGCAGTCACGGAGGGGGAGACTGGATAAACCACATGGACAAAAGATTTATCGGATATCAGATTCCTCCGATGAAGAACCACCCCTGTGGCTGGAAAAGgccagaaaagcagcagcctgaggAAGGTGATGGTAATGGCATCTTGGCAGAGAAGGCTCAGCCCTAGCCAGTGCCCCTGCCCAATGACACAGGTCAGCAGGCAGGTCAGTAAGACTCCCAGAAGCAAAGAACTAACCAGGACTTAAACGTGTTTTGTAAGTTTCTTCTGGAAAATCGGGATTCCCCAAAGAAGGAGAGTGGTTTTAaatcccagcagctgcctgcttgCCAGCCAAGATGACACAGAATTGCCTATAGGGGACTACAAGTCCTCCTTGCCATCCCTCTGTGCCTGTTTCAAGAGCATCTTCCAGGTACACACTGAGACTGGCAACATCTGGACACACCTGCTGGGGTTTgttctgtccctgtgcctggggaTCCTGACCCTGCTGCCCAATGAGTACTTCATGCCTTCTTTGCAGGAGAAGGTGGTGTTTGGGATGCTCTTCCTGGGAGCAGTGCTGTGCCTCAGCTTCCCCTGGCTATTCTATATTGCCTACTGTCACTTGGGAGAAGGTCTTGTGGACTTTTTCAATTTTGGATTATTCAGGAATTGCACTGCTGGTCATGGGGAGCTCTGCTACTCGTTCTACTGCTCCCCACAGCTAAGACTCATCTACCTGAACATCACCTGTACCTTGGGCATATCTCCACCCATCTGGGATTGTTTTTGCTCAAGGACCCGGCTGTACTTGGTGGGTAGTCGGGGGGGGATAGGGAAACAGGATGTGTACCTCAAGGGCATTTGATTTTTTGGGTGAGGGCAGTCTGTGATGTTGAATTGTGGAATGACAGTGTTGGTTGTGGAATGACACCACCGTGGTATTTTGTAAACACCAAGGACAATGAGGATGGGTTGCTCGAGATGCACCAGTCCTGAATGCAGCCTGCAAACAGCTgatggattttttgtttgtctgttgaTTTTAGCAAACAATGGCTCTAGCTATGTGTCAAGAGGGTCTGTTACCTCTAACCTCtattcattttctgctttctgtaggTGATAAAAAACCCAGTCACTGACCATTTGCCCGTGGGCTGTATGAAGATTGGCACCTCTTTTGCAGTGTCACAGGTGTCAGATCTGCGGGAGCTggttcctgcagcagagccagtTGTCATTGTGGTGGGAGCTTTTGCCCACGGCTCAGTAAGTGTGTGCATCCCTTATCTGGGGTTGTGGAAAGGTTTCTTGTGTTCAGTATGGAGGTTTTATCTGCCCTTTTCTTGGCTTGgtttccccatccccattccccccctcccctcatATGCTTGTCAAAAAAAGGCTCAAAACTGCTACATTTGGGACTGTTCTCCCTCCCAAGGGGAGTGCATTAGCAGAGGCTGGCAGTTTCCCTGCTGAGGAAATACTGTGCCTCTGCAGGTCTtagggttggaagagatctctGTAGATCATCCAATCCAactccctgccaaggcagggtcacctggagcaggtgacacagaaACATGTCCAGGTAGATTTTGAAcgtctccagagagggagactccacaacctccctgggcagcatgTTCAGTTCTCTGCCACCCTCATaataaagaagttcttccttcttttttggTGAAACTTCcttgtgttttagtttatggccattgctccttGCCTTGTTGCTGGGCACTGGAGGAAAGAGTCTGGCACCATCTCTTGGCACCCACACTTGAGATATTTATGTGCATTAATGGGATCCCCTCTCAGTCTTCCCTTCCCTACACAAAGCAGACCCTGCAGTCTCTTCTCATAAGAGATGGTTCCATGTCTGAATAATCTGTCTAGCCTTTGCTGGACCCTCTCCAGTGGCTCCTTGTCTTTCTTGTACTAATGGAGATGAGGCTCAGTGAAAACTttttgcaactttttttttttttttttttctatttctcctCCCTCTTCTCCAGGTCAGTGTTGACTATACAGAAAAGATGGTCTCCATCAGCAACTATCccctttctgctgccctgacatGTGCTAAAATTACTACTGCCTTTGAGGAAGTGTGGGGAGTAGTATGAGCTTCTGCTGCTACTGCTGTCATGATGGACTTGTATACAGTGACTTCACATTCTAGAAGGGCTTTTTAACTTGGATGTGGACCTGGTGCAGCTTTGGGCTCCTGGAAAACACTTCAACTTCATCCTTGTAGCTTCTGAAGCAATGAGACTTAAAATGGACTGCCCTGTTGaccttttttcctcctattaAAGGTACCTTTTTTGAGTAAAAAGTGCTTGTGAATTTTACTTTCTCACTTTTCATATGTGGGCAGGCTGGATCCCCTTATAGCAGGGACTTGGCCCAaatttgtcacagagctggaattCTTAGCTGTGCCCTGCTCACCCCGGTGTCACTTGGTCCTGTAGAATCGCCTTGCTCGGTGGCATGTGACAGTTCACACTCCCACACCGAAGCACCCAAGAGGAAAGGAGCTGAAGCCGATGTTAAAAAGACCAGGAGCAATTTTTATCTTAGATGACAAACGTAGAAAAGTCAGAAGGTGGCTCCAATCCAACGCAGCACCTGCCGTGAGTGTGGTACAATCATCCGGTGTCAGCGGAGAGACGAGTGCCGGCCGCGGGGCGGCAGAGATAAGGCAACAGACAGAAGGTGGAGGGTCTCAAGGAGGCTCGCTCGGATCCCCTCCTTTCGGGTCTCTGACCCTGTGCtttctccttccccctcctTGCGTTGAAAAATAGTCATACTTCAACACAGCAAACGTGGCAGGTGATGCTTTGCTTCCGGAGTGTTAAATCAACTCCTACGAATGCACAGGTGGTACAATCTGAAAAACAGAGGAGCCCTATATTTGCTTTGGTTGATTTGATGTTTACCTGTCACCTTGCCTTTCACCTTGGGCTGCAGCATTGCTGCCCCACTTTACCTCCTGGTCTCTATCTCATACAGCCTTACCTTTTGGCTGTTATTCTGCTCtttttagcttttcttttcGTGGCACAATTAATCTGCGAATGTAAGGCAACACCAGCAGTAAGGTGAAGAACAACACGTGGCCGCAGAAATAAATAGACCTGTACACCTGTAAAGGGAAAGGCAGGGTTGGGGATCAGCAACCAAGAACAcaggggaggggatggagggaacAGGGTTGAGCACATGGGGTTGTCTGTTTGTAGCTACTAAATACCTTCATCCATTTGTCCCAGGTGAAAAGGCAAAATGGCACCAGGGAGTAACCCATAAACATCCAGTGGTTAGTCTGCTGCAGCACGTAGAAGATGGGCCGCAAGACAGTGATGGAGGCCAAAGTGCTTAGGAGAGGACTGTCCCGAACAAGGTTCATGAcctaatttaaagaaaaaaaccatcaTTCTTAACAGTTGAGTGTCCTGTGGCTGTATATGCAGGCTCTGGAACCAAAGTTCTCTTTCCAGCTGTGTAAGATGTGTTTTAGTAAGCAGATAGTCTCAAAAAAGTAGCAAAATACGttttaagaaaatacattttaataagGAATGTTGTTCTGTCAGTACTAGGAGATTAAACAGAGGCATTCAGCTCATGTGTTTGTCCTCCAATCTTTCCAGCTGCCAAGCACTTCAGCTGCCCTCTGCTCCTATGCCAAGTTTTCCAGTTCTCTCCCTGTCAGCTTCTGCAGTATATCTATGGTTTGCCCACGCAGAAGGCAGCAACCTACTGAACTCTTGAGATCAAAAACCTGCCAAGCTTGAAAACCAATTCCAAAGTGAGCagctatttttcatatttaatgcAAGTAAAGCCTTCAGTGTGGCACTTCCCAGACTCAGGGCAAGAGGCTAACACAGGCCCCCCTGTTCTGGTAAGTCAGACACAGCGCACCTGTCTTTCCACGATGACTATAAGCAGCTCCATCTGAAAGCACACCAGGTAGCCAGAGTGCAGCCCGTGCCAAATGGCCAGGAAGAACAGGGCCAGTGCCTGTGACAGCAGTTTGTTGCCCAGGAACTTCAAGCGCTTGAAGATGTAGCtagagcagaaaagaaaaaaagtgcttCCAAGTTATTCTCTGCCCTCCCCTGGCTATTATAGGGATGAAGGGCCCAGAGGACCCGATGCCTTTGCATGCCCCGTGGTGCCAGAACAGCATGACCAGGGCAAAACCTACATCAAAAGAGTCTTAAAGAAATCCCAGCTATAAGGAGGAGAAGGGGGTCATTATGTACAATTTAGCTGTGGGTCCCAGGAAGTGCTGAACCAAAACCCATCTGAGTTTGGAGTGGGGAGCACCAAGAGCCACGATGCAGGAAGCAGCtgtcagagcagctctgtggctggCTGAGCAGGCAGGCAGCCCCAAGGGCTCACTGTAGTCCCATTCTAGTCTATGCTGCCATCAGCTGTTTACCTTTATTAATGAACTGCCATTCCAGGTGAATTAATAGATCTCTCTAACCCAGTACCCCAATAACCTGTTTCaaagggcacagcagcaaaaCATGGGAAAAGGTGCACAAACTGAAAACTGGAAGATTCTTCCTCTAATGCTCCTGCTTAGCCTAAGGTCTTGGTTCTGCTGACAGGACAGAACTGACACATTATAGAAGGAGAATTTTGTCCTGCTCACCGGGCAACCCAAGCATTGGTGTTGATGTTGAAAGAAGCAATGGTCCCTGTGAACAAAGGTGTTGTCTCATACAGCCAGACCTTCATGTTGGCACAAGCATTCCACAAAGGCTTTCCATTCTTGTCTTTCCCATTGTACCCCAGACCAACAAGGATGCAGACACCTTCCTGTCAAAAAATGCACAAGAAAGATAAGATGAAAATATTGCCCTATCTTTGCTGGAGAAGCAGAGCTGAGGAAATGCTGACTCTCACTGTGCTGAGAGCATCGCTATAGATGGAACAATTGGATTAAAAACTGCCTTTTAGTTAGCTAGCCTATGCTAACTGAAGGCAAGCTGAACTGACCTGCACTGATCTCCAGATATTTGGATTTCTTCCATTTAGTGCAAAGTCCAAGAGGCTTGGAccttttttaatttgtcttttgCTTCTGGAACGACATCTAGACTCACCGTAACAAGCCAGCAAGTTACGTATTTGTAGAGTATAATTTTTCCCCAGATCAATATGTAACCACAACGGAACCAGAAAGGCTTCTCCTGCAGAGATAAGAGTGAAACagagtaaaaataaaacctggAGTTGAGTGGCCATAATGGCACAAGGTATTTCATCACTGTCTTTTGTTTTAATCTGTGTTAAGATATACCGACTGGGCTGCCAGGCTTATCGCAAACTTACGCATCATTCTCTTTCCTTTGGTTATATTTGGCTGTACTGAAATAGGTAGAGTTTGGGAAGACTCTGGGATTAGCATAATCAAAATGCCGGTAGAAATTATTTGCTAGGAGCTTTCCAAGAACATAAAAGATTATGGTAAGCCTTACAAGTTACTCTAGTGAAATTCTTTGCACATAATGGTTAAAAAGAAAGTTGTTAAAAGgtcataaaatatatatgttagAGTTCCAAAATCAACAGCAACATTTAATCATCTATTTGTAAaagttttcatttgtttcagtTCTCCCATTCCTATTCTGCATCAGATGGAATCATCAGGACAGGTGGTAAAGCTAAATTAGCTGTGGAAAATCTTATCCCTAGTTGCtgacttatttttaaattgaggcaaaaataaaaaaagcaattaaaaaataattccactCTTGTAGATCCAGTGCCCACCAGAGAAGTGGAATTCTTCCACACCCCACTAGGCCATGTGAATACATACCATATAGTCATCTGAGGTGAGGTACTCATCAGAGATGTACAGGCTTGACAGAGTGTAGGTCACTAAAAACAAGAGACCCAGGCTCAGACGCTTGAGAGCAGGCATgaaactgagaaagaaaaatacaaaggtCAAAGAAATGCCTTGGAAAGAGACCATCAAACTCACAGTTTTAAAAACTGGTGGAGAGGAGGAGGTAGGGGAGACAGCGATAGGGAGACACCACattccactgcagcagctgcctctgttTGGAAGCTGGGATGCAAACATTAGGTTGGAACCGAGTCTGTACTAAAGATGTCAAATGGTTGTTGATGTTCATGCCCTGGAACAATGCTGGGACATGAAGCAGAGTTACGAGTGACTTCTGAAAGACTGCCTTGTCTCGTAAATCACTTCTGGTCACAGTATTTCTGTGTCCAGGTAAGAAGGCAGTCTGCTGCAGGGAACGTGGAGGATTCGGCATTCTCGGATCATAAGaaggggggaagccaagcagCTTTGTATTACCTATTGGGTCTCTGGCCTGGAACGTCAGTCATCTCACCCCTTGCCAGTTTCTGATAGTCTGTCATGGAGAACTGAGGCCCAACCATGAAGGCACCATAGAAATAGGAGAATCCTGAGACCTCCAGCAAAGTAGGAACCCCCCGAACAGCAAATCGCTGCTGCTCAGGGGTCAGGAACTCCTGCACCAAAGGGAGCGGCATTAACATCATCCCAGGAGTTTCATCCAGCTCTCTATGTTATGTCCTCACCCTGCCTCCTTACTGGTTTCCATTCTTGCTCCCCATGGACATGGAACTTTACACTTGGTACTTCATGTCCATTCCTCTCCCCAGCCCTCTCTATGTCTACCCCCTCCAAACAGCAACAAGATCCAATGGTTGAGACCAGCTGCACAGGTCTCTTCCCAAATAAGCTCCAAACATGGAAGGGATCCACTGACATGCATCCCTGGCAGAAGATAGGAATAGTATGAGCACTGTATCTGATCTATTCCAGTCCCTGACTGCAATTTCATGTACTCTCCCAAGACCTTATCATGCTACAATTCCTACTTCTTGGtgcaaaaattgtttttaaatacttgaAGCTTCAGCTCAGGAAGTTTCATCTTGACCTCATTTTCCTGCAGTCAGCAGTGATTCCATGGATGCTACAGACTTGGTCAGGCCTCAGACAGGAGATGGGGAATGCAGGTACTTGAAGCAGTATTGAGGGACTGTAGCATGTATAGTGCCCTCTCCCACAAACTGCTGTGCAACTTCTCTGTTTCATCTGAGCTAGAAACAGAGTCCTAACAAATGGTAAAGGGCAACCATTGACAAGCACATGGCAAGACTAATCAAAGGAAAGGCAGATGGGAACTGAGATCCAGTACTGATTGTCTGCAAGTTAAAGGTACATCACCCACAAGACACAGAGCATCAGGGATTGGGAATCTAAAGCAATAGATTTGGGGGAAGGAGATGGTGGGGAATTTGGAAGAGTGCAGAGTAATATTCTGACATAACTGGAACAATTTCTGTCCATCTCTAGTCACTTCTGTTTCTATTCCAAATGATTTTGTTCCAGTCTAGAATTCAGTGCCCTCAAACACTCCCAGAGGCTCCCCTCTCAGCTGTGGTTTTTACCTAACAATGCAGCTTGCTAACTCACATCCTTTGAACTTGGTTTTCTGATCTCTAGCTCACTGGGACAGCATGGAATGACGGAGAAATGGTGTCTAACTCACCGGATCTTTTCCTCCATCATAGTAATCAATGGCCAGACCTGGAGGTGAGAAAGAGTGACTTGAAGCCCTGGAGTGGGCACAGCTCGCAGAGCacaagagagagaagagaggtGTCACTCACCAATCAACTTAAGTGTCAAGACACAATGTGGCATTGTCCACTTGATGTCATAATGCTCTGTGGCTGTGAAGTAATATCCAGCCATAAGGTATGTCTGAAAGAAACCATTGTTTGGGTTATTCAAACTAATTCCTCCAGCTGGTTTTGATCTGCCTCCACTTTTCCACCCACAGTTGCTACTGAAGTGCCAAACTGAACAGAGGCCTCCCTTCTATAAACCCAGGGAATAAGAAAGAGGGTTTACCATCTGAAAGAGAAATGTGGTGATGACAGCAGTGATTGTGCGACCCATTAGTCTCAGTATCAGGAACTGGATTAGGACACATAGCAGGGAATGAAAAAACTGCGTCCCTGTgggtggaaaaaagaaagagagagataagaaatagaaattacatGTATAGGTCCTCCAAATCACAGCACACCCTGGGCCAGGCAGCTCTCTCTTCCCAAACTCATCTTACCAAAATTGAAGTAAGCAATTGAGAGTCCTGTGAAGACATTGTAGAGGTGAATGAGGTAGGTCTCCTTCTGGAAGAGGAAATAGCGCTGGAACAAGGCAAAAGGATatcctgagagaaaaaaaaaaaaaaaaaggaagagttgGAAATAAGTTTAGACAAGTATTTGTCATGAAGCAAACTACAGCTTTTCTGAACATGTCATTAGGAACATGTACTTTACATCACACATTATCAACACAGGGTGTGGTGTAAATTCCTGATACTACATTTGCATCTTAGGAGACAGACTCCAGATTAATTACTCTGTATGGAAGTAAATACTTCAACAGGAACATAATTATAGTAAAACTGAAATTGAAGTGCAAAAAATGGCAGGACTACATTTCCTGGCCTCATTCAATATATGAGATGGATAATGCTGAAATACATGTATCACACTTTAGCCTGTGATTCATTTCCAAATTATGTGACAAATACAATGAACATGGCAAGaagctatattaaaaaaaaataaaaggggtggggaagggaaaaaCTTTATGGTTAATACCATAACAACATCCAAAAAACCCCAGTCCCACTCCCACCTCAATGAGTTCTTTCAGCTTTAATTTCAGAGCTCCTCAGGTGACCTCCAATAAGATATGCTTGCTTTTCTAACTCTGCAACTTCAG
This region includes:
- the LPCAT3 gene encoding LOW QUALITY PROTEIN: lysophospholipid acyltransferase 5 (The sequence of the model RefSeq protein was modified relative to this genomic sequence to represent the inferred CDS: deleted 1 base in 1 codon), which gives rise to MGAQGAARGAGAAVLVPLPGSGRDRPAGRPAGKMAVAGSAWSLARLAEALGSSEQALRLILSILMGYPFALFQRYFLFQKETYLIHLYNVFTGLSIAYFNFGTQFFHSLLCVLIQFLILRLMGRTITAVITTFLFQMTYLMAGYYFTATEHYDIKWTMPHCVLTLKLIGLAIDYYDGGKDPEFLTPEQQRFAVRGVPTLLEVSGFSYFYGAFMVGPQFSMTDYQKLARGEMTDVPGQRPNSFMPALKRLSLGLLFLVTYTLSSLYISDEYLTSDDYMEKPFWFRCGYILIWGKIILYKYVTCWLVTEGVCILVGLGYNGKDKNGKPLWNACANMKVWLYETTPLFTGTIASFNINTNAWVARYIFKRLKFLGNKLLSQALALFFLAIWHGLHSGYLVCFQMELLIVIVERQVMNLVRDSPLLSTLASITVLRPIFYVLQQTNHWMFMGYSLVPFCLFTWDKWMKVYRSIYFCGHVLFFTLLLVLPYIRRLIVPRKEKLKRAE
- the EMG1 gene encoding ribosomal RNA small subunit methyltransferase NEP1, coding for MAAPRRARGAAPPEEEEEDEGRSPGAKRLRGQRRLLVVLEGASLETVKVGKTFELLNCDKHKALLLRNGRDPGEVRPDITHQSLLMLMDSPLNRAGLLQVYIHTKKNVLIEVNPQTRIPRTFDRFCGLMVQLLHKLSVRAADGPQKLLKVIKNPVTDHLPVGCMKIGTSFAVSQVSDLRELVPAAEPVVIVVGAFAHGSVSVDYTEKMVSISNYPLSAALTCAKITTAFEEVWGVV